Proteins encoded by one window of Teretinema zuelzerae:
- a CDS encoding DUF6978 family protein has translation MISQNEANYQLNIDKQRVDENIVQFPLKGSKVSVKIESFDKKLYFNLDVNNTPSTNSKITYQTRNLESVILVRLDINSAHRNPIVDNPPLPQFLPYNGMLIKGTHIHFYVENFFDSWAIPIEDMRFSNGDYELLNYFYKISSIIKPPIFEYGFAI, from the coding sequence TTGATTAGTCAAAATGAAGCAAATTATCAATTAAATATTGATAAGCAGAGGGTTGATGAAAACATTGTGCAATTTCCACTTAAGGGATCAAAAGTATCAGTAAAAATAGAATCTTTTGATAAGAAATTGTATTTCAATTTAGATGTTAATAATACCCCAAGTACTAATTCAAAAATTACCTATCAAACAAGAAATTTAGAATCCGTCATTCTTGTTCGTCTTGATATTAATAGTGCACATCGTAATCCAATAGTTGATAATCCACCTCTTCCACAATTTTTACCGTATAACGGGATGTTAATTAAAGGAACACACATTCACTTTTATGTAGAAAACTTTTTTGATAGTTGGGCTATACCGATAGAAGATATGCGGTTTAGTAATGGTGATTATGAATTATTGAATTATTTTTATAAAATAAGTTCAATAATAAAACCTCCAATATTTGAATATGGATTTGCAATATGA
- a CDS encoding DUF1829 domain-containing protein yields the protein MINNLLDNYQIWLKDNFIVNDNEIITPFTDSHNDLIHFRIDTSADTMVITDDGYTVSNLNISGFNFTESRQYLFESILKINGLFVDDHDALKMILRNESVGIQMHNYINALKEIGNLLVLSQQNIRNYFREDVEHFFQEKNIPFSKNVRRKGKSGLDHYFDFQLDKTPMKPERIIRVIGSTDTKSVQSLLFSWNDINIRNDLQLVTFINDKLRPLSDKMEKAFNQYNVIPVEWKKRELALNILSA from the coding sequence ATGATTAATAATCTTTTAGATAATTATCAAATATGGTTAAAAGATAACTTTATTGTTAATGACAATGAAATTATCACACCGTTTACAGATTCTCATAATGATTTGATTCATTTTAGAATTGATACGAGCGCAGATACAATGGTGATTACTGATGACGGTTATACTGTGAGTAATTTAAATATTTCTGGCTTTAATTTTACTGAATCACGTCAGTATTTATTTGAATCAATTTTAAAAATAAATGGGTTGTTTGTAGATGATCATGATGCTCTTAAAATGATTTTACGGAATGAAAGTGTTGGAATTCAAATGCATAATTACATTAATGCATTAAAAGAAATTGGTAATCTCTTAGTTCTTTCGCAACAGAACATTCGAAATTATTTTAGAGAAGATGTTGAACATTTTTTTCAAGAAAAAAACATACCGTTCTCTAAGAATGTGAGGCGAAAGGGGAAAAGTGGTTTAGATCATTATTTTGATTTTCAACTAGATAAAACTCCAATGAAACCTGAAAGAATAATCAGAGTTATTGGCTCAACAGATACAAAAAGCGTTCAATCACTACTTTTTAGTTGGAATGATATTAATATCAGAAATGATTTACAGTTAGTTACTTTCATAAATGATAAACTTAGACCTTTAAGCGATAAAATGGAAAAAGCGTTCAATCAATATAATGTTATTCCCGTTGAATGGAAAAAACGAGAATTGGCGCTAAATATTTTATCGGCTTAA
- a CDS encoding MuF-C-terminal domain-containing protein, with product MSDSDFREATRDTYTFTPSVGADGFIDYTGVEPDKVYLANRKTILEEEYPSYLPPVHIRRNTNYDIPAYKVRDNVYLLRESDELRRDENGKLQNPRIYKVSLDVYAALVNYHLEFDRAAFLAVAKQNEESRVKALKEGINEYPAIREKDIPIIPGRFDVRSISNTYTHRYPHIEHKPSRVSLKSTKSGRMGVEAFYFIQDMNNAYGGTLNRGGIFRMHRECLDDVNQKILDMELQKADWESTWTKGRETSYGDTNLDDSLLQTYGIRVKRQNGENIYKKEIEELKIALDRVHSVFGNISDVSQAWGLKVSHAGNTKMHASKYIGLFTPYYRAIGISFAGGEAEASLTAIHEYAHFMDHLSGKELNAWHASDIPGTLENQIAVEFRGQMIDVKGAYWSRTCECFARAIEEYAQITHIRDQEVVDNFSLDSINKINAKIAKPGSVKYLPFKENIEPLVTRLLEQYRERYTSKQQEVSKSGLVLENTTSKAIPAIPQETTIEELEKEVYNLAVEKNRLDTEARSITEKINEERRILFEQELKRISTEIGAIDRKLLLQSESGGAEELARNLEGQKKELTERYNAVRYEFTPESEKLSAYREKDSQLNSRLQDIEKEGMRLTLKLMELEKKEETRKKDKREHSLLTGTFTQLELFEKAAEYSAQKREEGGSVTEIIEGDPTVTREHIREAKAAQRKYTKGILKGTKSGLWTALRDFKKHGVFDIQGAQVATGQDGKITREGWEQLHQALHIYRDKRFETFRVLFVTPDGVITDQLAISSHLPTRVALTSLNGELGDYVRDYAVRTNTKIVFIHNHPSGNVSPSLQDETMTKDLEAILVGADGRPLLLGHIILDHDSFGLYQANTWETMRSVTQGHDPLLKTRLPEFTQERINNPVVLRDIAEEINESDRWNSTDWVPVAFTGADARISGIRYYSKEWFETVSSNDMARQFQSVSVQTGAIWAFPIISDELAQDTQLCTAVKEHMKDGCFMDFYIAGATSEDFDLYHYRSSFFSFPFMTKSEMKERTTTEATFALEEQNVIIDTTDMSVASNEQEEHGGHEHAEKLFQTDISPGLSTAIANISKADIGKPNERIVITEQTPFVFTKLGLPNKSIEMYQDKIARSIMLPVTERHGHNNSITKENVLEVFSQIANPRAIFRSKDSISLIAVYDLLDVKNEPIMISLKNENRTIEANLVTSVYGKPTRDIEFWIEGGQLLYVNDMEKEKAFMLPSRQLRMSNINASIDLNILCKSVIVNSGFVQESKQEYTRGNGGRTMEDNRKEANSLESFVLSNEQDRKRFYASIGIDPAEPLFPDGKSLQDITSVVAGPQEYDESGFITRKEYVLSADDVLYAAFVSDKDHEQGTPLSSIHGLDSFLVKKNFNLDGIEQGNYLFNKALAERERFLETQEDLRNHQQSEAKEAIEEPKKSYIQLHTERILDSLKSSSAPFLGQPAKNASITLVPQAIRSAETGRAFRGMNQIIAQIMTQEAGGKDYELITYEQAKRHGAGIKKGSVGINLTTFDAATKHQNVYRYYPKSSVYNQEKLPKLPEQNKNPEIIVECNDTTPDKYLGKYLAATSLGARFETTKDTMEAFQKNLEEDLKRSYDEKCYTRIFELGNKASVICQNTMSEIGQQARDAEKIRQKVSESRSRYEPYNPVTGEKFVGLAAKKAQHVMGMSNSHDPRFLELSDILKAGLKLKEAVKEPLVISDNGKSRFFYNAKDVEGVPPIKIKTISLNQQRSKTDAELQL from the coding sequence ATGAGCGATTCTGACTTTAGAGAAGCAACCCGCGATACCTATACCTTCACCCCTTCAGTCGGAGCTGATGGTTTTATTGATTACACGGGAGTAGAACCGGATAAAGTTTACCTTGCAAACCGGAAAACAATACTGGAAGAAGAATACCCTTCCTATCTTCCACCAGTACACATACGAAGAAATACCAACTATGACATTCCTGCGTACAAGGTACGTGATAATGTGTATTTACTTCGTGAATCCGATGAATTACGGCGTGATGAGAATGGGAAACTCCAAAATCCACGTATCTATAAAGTCTCGCTTGATGTATATGCCGCCTTGGTAAATTATCATCTTGAGTTTGACCGTGCCGCCTTTTTAGCAGTCGCAAAGCAAAACGAAGAGTCACGTGTAAAAGCATTAAAAGAAGGAATAAATGAATACCCTGCAATAAGAGAAAAAGATATACCAATAATCCCTGGTAGATTTGATGTACGTTCAATAAGCAACACGTACACCCATAGATACCCGCATATAGAACATAAACCATCCAGGGTTTCCTTAAAAAGCACTAAAAGCGGACGAATGGGGGTAGAAGCCTTTTATTTCATTCAAGACATGAATAACGCGTATGGAGGAACGTTAAATCGGGGCGGCATATTTAGAATGCACCGTGAATGCCTTGATGATGTTAACCAGAAAATACTCGATATGGAGCTACAGAAGGCCGACTGGGAATCGACCTGGACTAAGGGTCGGGAAACCTCGTATGGGGATACAAATCTTGATGATTCCCTGCTGCAAACGTATGGCATACGGGTTAAACGACAGAACGGTGAGAATATATACAAAAAGGAGATTGAGGAGCTAAAAATAGCTCTTGATCGAGTTCATTCAGTATTTGGAAATATCTCTGATGTTTCACAAGCATGGGGGCTAAAAGTAAGCCATGCAGGAAACACAAAGATGCACGCTTCAAAGTATATCGGTCTTTTTACCCCGTACTATCGGGCAATCGGTATTTCCTTTGCTGGAGGTGAAGCCGAAGCAAGCCTGACGGCAATTCACGAATATGCGCACTTTATGGATCATTTGTCCGGCAAAGAACTAAATGCATGGCACGCTTCCGATATTCCAGGAACTCTTGAAAACCAAATTGCGGTGGAATTCCGTGGACAGATGATAGATGTAAAAGGCGCATATTGGAGCAGAACGTGTGAGTGTTTTGCCCGTGCGATAGAAGAGTATGCACAGATCACGCATATTCGGGACCAAGAGGTGGTTGACAACTTTTCGCTCGACTCTATAAACAAAATCAATGCAAAAATAGCGAAGCCCGGTAGTGTGAAATATCTTCCTTTCAAAGAAAATATAGAACCTTTGGTTACTAGGCTTTTAGAGCAGTATAGAGAGCGTTATACAAGTAAACAGCAAGAGGTGAGTAAGTCCGGTCTTGTTCTGGAAAATACTACGAGCAAAGCTATTCCTGCTATTCCTCAGGAAACAACTATTGAAGAGCTTGAAAAAGAGGTCTATAACCTGGCCGTAGAAAAAAACAGACTCGACACAGAAGCAAGAAGTATAACTGAAAAAATAAATGAAGAACGCAGAATTCTTTTCGAGCAGGAATTGAAAAGAATCAGTACAGAAATAGGAGCCATTGATAGGAAGCTATTATTGCAAAGTGAATCAGGCGGTGCTGAAGAACTGGCACGCAACCTCGAAGGACAGAAAAAGGAACTTACTGAAAGATACAATGCCGTTCGTTATGAGTTTACCCCTGAAAGCGAAAAACTTAGTGCGTATCGTGAAAAAGATTCTCAACTAAACTCTCGCTTACAAGATATAGAAAAAGAAGGTATGCGACTCACCCTCAAGTTGATGGAACTTGAGAAGAAGGAAGAGACGAGAAAAAAAGACAAAAGGGAACATTCGCTACTGACAGGGACTTTTACTCAGCTAGAATTATTTGAAAAGGCAGCAGAATATAGTGCGCAAAAGCGGGAAGAAGGGGGAAGTGTAACCGAAATAATCGAAGGAGATCCTACGGTAACGCGGGAGCACATAAGAGAAGCAAAAGCGGCACAAAGAAAATATACCAAGGGGATTCTCAAGGGAACAAAAAGCGGATTATGGACAGCCTTGAGGGATTTCAAAAAGCATGGTGTCTTTGATATTCAAGGCGCTCAGGTGGCAACCGGTCAAGACGGAAAAATTACCCGTGAAGGATGGGAGCAGCTTCACCAGGCATTGCATATTTACCGAGATAAACGATTTGAAACATTCCGGGTGCTTTTCGTCACCCCTGATGGGGTTATCACTGACCAGTTAGCGATTTCTAGCCATTTACCCACAAGAGTAGCTCTTACATCACTCAATGGTGAACTGGGAGATTACGTTAGAGACTATGCAGTACGAACAAATACCAAGATTGTATTTATCCATAATCATCCTTCAGGGAATGTATCGCCATCGTTGCAAGATGAAACAATGACCAAAGACCTTGAAGCAATATTGGTTGGTGCAGATGGACGGCCTCTTTTACTCGGACATATTATTCTTGACCATGACTCTTTTGGATTATACCAAGCGAATACCTGGGAAACAATGCGTTCTGTCACTCAAGGACATGATCCTCTACTGAAGACACGCTTGCCGGAATTTACACAAGAAAGAATCAACAATCCGGTGGTATTACGTGATATAGCTGAAGAAATAAATGAAAGTGACAGATGGAATAGTACTGACTGGGTTCCTGTAGCGTTTACCGGTGCCGATGCTCGTATCAGTGGTATTCGGTACTATTCTAAAGAATGGTTTGAAACCGTTTCTTCCAATGATATGGCGCGACAATTTCAGTCTGTGAGCGTTCAAACAGGTGCAATATGGGCATTTCCCATTATTTCGGATGAACTTGCTCAGGATACCCAATTATGTACAGCGGTTAAGGAGCACATGAAAGACGGGTGCTTCATGGATTTCTATATTGCAGGGGCAACGTCAGAAGATTTTGACCTGTATCATTACAGAAGCTCTTTTTTCTCATTTCCATTTATGACGAAATCGGAGATGAAAGAGCGAACGACGACTGAAGCAACATTCGCTCTTGAAGAGCAGAATGTCATCATAGATACAACGGATATGTCTGTGGCATCGAATGAACAGGAAGAACATGGAGGCCATGAACATGCTGAGAAACTCTTCCAAACGGACATTTCCCCAGGGCTTTCGACGGCGATTGCGAATATCTCAAAAGCGGATATTGGGAAACCGAATGAACGTATTGTAATCACCGAACAAACACCTTTTGTTTTTACGAAACTGGGACTTCCAAACAAGAGCATTGAGATGTACCAGGATAAAATTGCACGGAGTATAATGCTGCCCGTAACCGAACGACATGGGCATAATAACAGTATTACAAAAGAAAACGTATTAGAAGTATTTTCTCAGATTGCTAATCCACGGGCAATATTCCGATCCAAAGATTCGATATCGTTAATCGCCGTATATGATCTGTTAGATGTGAAAAACGAACCTATTATGATCTCACTAAAAAATGAAAACAGAACGATAGAGGCGAACCTTGTTACCTCTGTTTACGGAAAACCTACACGGGATATAGAATTTTGGATTGAAGGGGGACAACTTCTGTATGTCAATGACATGGAAAAAGAAAAAGCATTCATGCTGCCTTCGCGTCAATTGCGTATGAGCAACATAAATGCTTCTATCGATTTAAATATACTTTGCAAATCGGTGATTGTCAACAGTGGTTTTGTACAGGAATCAAAACAAGAATATACAAGAGGAAATGGAGGAAGAACGATGGAAGATAACAGAAAAGAAGCAAATTCATTGGAATCTTTTGTGTTAAGTAATGAGCAGGACAGAAAGCGTTTTTATGCAAGCATCGGTATTGACCCTGCTGAACCCTTGTTTCCCGATGGGAAATCATTACAAGACATTACTTCGGTTGTGGCGGGGCCGCAAGAATATGATGAATCTGGCTTTATCACCAGAAAAGAATATGTGCTATCAGCAGATGATGTGTTATATGCAGCATTTGTTTCTGATAAAGACCATGAACAGGGTACGCCACTTTCGTCTATACACGGACTTGACAGTTTTCTAGTCAAAAAGAACTTCAATCTCGATGGTATAGAACAAGGAAATTACTTATTCAATAAAGCACTCGCAGAAAGAGAGAGATTTCTCGAAACACAGGAAGACCTGAGAAACCATCAACAGTCTGAAGCCAAAGAAGCAATAGAAGAACCTAAAAAGTCGTATATTCAGCTACACACAGAACGGATTCTTGATTCTCTTAAGTCAAGTTCCGCCCCGTTCCTTGGTCAACCGGCTAAGAATGCTTCCATTACACTTGTACCACAAGCAATCCGTTCTGCAGAAACAGGAAGAGCGTTTCGTGGAATGAATCAAATCATTGCGCAAATTATGACACAGGAAGCAGGTGGAAAAGACTACGAGCTTATTACCTACGAACAGGCAAAACGGCATGGGGCAGGTATTAAGAAAGGTTCTGTAGGGATAAATCTTACTACATTTGATGCTGCAACCAAACATCAGAATGTCTATCGCTATTATCCTAAATCCTCTGTATATAATCAGGAAAAACTTCCAAAATTACCAGAACAGAACAAGAATCCTGAAATTATAGTCGAGTGTAATGATACAACACCAGATAAATATCTTGGTAAGTATCTAGCGGCAACATCTCTCGGCGCTCGATTCGAAACTACGAAAGATACGATGGAGGCATTTCAGAAAAACCTTGAGGAAGATCTCAAGCGATCTTACGATGAGAAGTGTTATACCAGAATTTTCGAGCTTGGGAATAAAGCGAGCGTGATTTGTCAAAATACCATGAGTGAAATTGGACAACAAGCACGTGACGCAGAAAAAATCAGGCAAAAGGTGAGTGAAAGCAGATCTAGATATGAGCCATATAACCCGGTTACAGGGGAGAAGTTTGTTGGTTTGGCCGCAAAAAAAGCTCAGCATGTTATGGGGATGAGCAATTCTCATGATCCACGATTCTTAGAGCTTTCCGATATATTGAAGGCCGGATTAAAACTAAAAGAGGCTGTAAAAGAGCCCTTGGTTATCTCTGATAATGGTAAGTCACGATTCTTCTATAATGCAAAAGATGTTGAAGGGGTACCACCTATCAAGATTAAGACAATCAGTCTGAATCAACAACGAAGTAAAACTGATGCGGAGCTGCAATTATGA
- a CDS encoding ArdC-like ssDNA-binding domain-containing protein yields the protein MSIRERQITDELFYKKFERTYQNLTLTGKAPWLKEGKIERDIAYNPTSGVIFKGVNALMLEMSAAEQGFKESRWLSESEVNNFRLRVRPGMEPTPIAYVNRYAHITDVHPSTGKAFDEKHPKQKYYYMYNIEQLKECSMLRESGLTLDRALVQEKIKTVVENTKTNRFPEILDKVSSTAEQKTTDDKSRLIAQELSRYRMTQEFKGNFIPQAPLLAMKDASIKTHGATLLTTLYHAEVAKDRFISRGMNLENDKVRTVARTRQQEHQQGLSL from the coding sequence ATGAGTATCAGAGAACGGCAGATCACTGACGAACTTTTTTATAAAAAGTTTGAACGAACTTATCAAAACCTTACATTAACCGGAAAAGCACCATGGCTCAAAGAAGGAAAGATTGAACGTGATATAGCGTACAATCCAACTTCCGGAGTTATATTTAAAGGCGTTAATGCACTCATGCTTGAAATGAGTGCTGCTGAGCAAGGATTCAAAGAATCCAGATGGTTATCAGAAAGCGAAGTAAATAATTTCAGATTACGAGTTCGCCCAGGAATGGAACCAACTCCCATTGCCTATGTGAACCGCTATGCTCATATAACCGACGTACATCCATCAACTGGAAAAGCATTCGACGAAAAGCATCCGAAGCAGAAATACTACTACATGTACAATATTGAACAACTGAAAGAGTGTTCGATGCTACGAGAATCAGGCTTAACACTTGATCGAGCACTGGTTCAAGAAAAGATTAAAACAGTTGTAGAGAATACCAAGACAAATCGGTTTCCCGAAATACTTGATAAAGTAAGTAGTACAGCAGAACAGAAAACAACGGATGATAAGTCACGGCTTATCGCTCAAGAACTTTCACGTTATCGCATGACTCAAGAATTCAAAGGCAATTTTATTCCACAGGCTCCACTACTTGCCATGAAAGATGCTTCAATTAAAACACACGGAGCTACACTTCTTACAACCTTATATCACGCAGAGGTTGCAAAAGATCGTTTTATCTCCCGAGGAATGAATCTTGAAAATGATAAAGTGCGAACAGTCGCACGAACTAGACAACAAGAACATCAACAAGGGCTTTCACTGTAA
- a CDS encoding PilZ domain-containing protein codes for MDNEVWLHGEKIDCSIQNISFSGARLLCLDNELIDGDDKLVIKIQFSSPSEIASLRAVVLRKQVLDITGIPCNDIAVRFLEPVDLVLRSRLTDYFQKQSIIN; via the coding sequence ATGGATAACGAAGTGTGGCTTCATGGAGAAAAAATAGATTGCTCTATTCAAAATATTTCTTTCTCAGGTGCACGATTATTATGCCTTGATAATGAGCTGATTGATGGAGACGATAAGCTGGTTATAAAAATTCAGTTTTCGTCTCCCAGTGAAATTGCTTCTCTCCGAGCTGTCGTATTAAGAAAGCAAGTACTCGATATTACAGGAATTCCTTGTAATGATATTGCAGTTCGTTTTCTTGAGCCAGTTGATTTAGTCCTGCGTTCACGTCTTACCGATTACTTCCAAAAACAATCTATCATAAATTAG
- a CDS encoding radical SAM protein, which produces MYYQIKSNIMFRNYDKFGYITDNRNYCYKKKSGNNFVVGDKILSESGALFVSVLSLQPKEMSELVTQIMKCIADVEYDVINKDAKEFYSLLEGEGFIVSGETFDECKKNNTNAFKTVISEKNKTSIDCINNNIQLDTQDFFNKYYGSSPLLRSIHIEITSVCNERCIHCYIPNEFKNHHMDLALFNRIVEESTEMKVLNFTLTGGEPMLHPNFLEIISTCKKRNISMNILSNLTVLSEEILDEIKSNPLISIQASLYSIDPDVHDEITTVKGSCSLTKNAIKKLVDNNVNIQISCPILKQNVHCYLDVINWAREMNINVSSDHNLLGKYDSNTDNLDCRLDYEDIRNIQKNISYTDRSDLEKDIEEKKALSMDDAICSVCRYSFCVSEKGTVYPCAGWQNCVIGDLNKSTLSQIWYESKEISYLRNLKIKDFKKCLGCEDRIYCSICMARNANENKSHDPMQVSKYHCDLARLKKEMLMENNLTTAST; this is translated from the coding sequence ATGTACTATCAAATAAAATCTAATATAATGTTCAGAAATTATGATAAATTCGGTTATATAACCGATAACAGAAATTATTGTTATAAAAAGAAATCTGGTAATAATTTTGTTGTCGGTGATAAAATTCTTTCAGAATCAGGAGCTTTATTTGTTAGCGTCTTGTCATTGCAGCCAAAAGAGATGTCAGAATTGGTAACCCAAATAATGAAATGTATAGCTGATGTTGAATATGATGTGATAAATAAAGATGCAAAAGAGTTTTACAGTTTACTTGAAGGTGAGGGCTTTATAGTCTCAGGTGAAACATTTGATGAGTGCAAAAAAAATAATACTAATGCGTTTAAAACAGTAATTTCAGAAAAAAATAAAACCAGTATAGATTGTATAAACAATAATATTCAGTTAGATACACAAGACTTTTTTAATAAATATTATGGTAGTAGTCCATTATTGAGAAGTATTCATATAGAGATAACTAGTGTATGTAATGAAAGGTGTATACACTGTTATATCCCAAATGAATTCAAAAATCATCATATGGATTTAGCTTTGTTTAATAGGATAGTTGAAGAAAGTACAGAAATGAAGGTGTTAAATTTTACTTTAACAGGTGGCGAGCCTATGCTTCACCCCAATTTCCTAGAAATTATCAGTACCTGTAAAAAAAGAAATATATCAATGAATATATTATCTAATTTAACAGTTCTTAGTGAGGAAATATTGGATGAAATAAAGTCAAATCCTCTCATAAGTATTCAAGCTTCATTATATTCAATTGATCCAGACGTTCATGATGAAATAACAACAGTAAAAGGGAGTTGCAGTTTAACTAAAAATGCAATTAAAAAGCTTGTTGATAATAATGTAAATATTCAAATAAGTTGTCCAATTCTTAAGCAAAATGTTCACTGCTATTTAGATGTAATAAATTGGGCGAGAGAAATGAATATTAATGTTTCTAGCGACCATAATTTGCTTGGAAAATATGATTCGAATACAGATAATTTAGATTGTCGTCTTGATTATGAAGATATCCGTAATATTCAAAAAAATATCAGTTATACTGATAGAAGTGATTTAGAAAAAGATATTGAGGAGAAGAAAGCGTTGTCTATGGATGATGCAATTTGTAGCGTTTGTCGCTATTCTTTCTGTGTTTCAGAAAAAGGAACTGTGTATCCTTGTGCCGGTTGGCAAAATTGTGTCATAGGTGATTTAAATAAATCAACATTAAGTCAAATTTGGTATGAATCTAAGGAAATAAGTTATCTGAGGAATTTGAAGATTAAGGATTTTAAAAAATGTTTAGGTTGTGAGGATAGAATTTATTGCTCTATTTGCATGGCACGAAATGCAAATGAGAACAAATCGCATGATCCAATGCAAGTCAGTAAATACCATTGTGATTTAGCGCGTTTAAAAAAAGAAATGTTAATGGAAAATAATCTAACAACTGCTTCAACCTGA
- a CDS encoding ATP-binding protein: MKELVSNVDATPSKRLYLSIIADYDINKALSELIDNSLDIWKLSGKDKVLNVLIDLDKTQQRILVKDNAGGISENDLSFIVSPGQSKNNDIDNTIGVFGVGSKRSVVALAQEVRIKTRKSSDCWQIEFDDTWIKESDDWTLPVYKIEGVEKGSTEIELLKLRKYISDEVIVNFIKHVSETYAIFLKNQNLSIVVNGKKINPILFENWAFPPDYPPHNYVGELPLSNGRRVDVLVTAGLTLESNQASGEYGVYLYCNDRLIVKGLKNHEVGFQKGIAGLPHADLSLARVIIQLSGIPSVMPWNSSKSDINTSSEVFISLREWLTTLIKDFTSLSRRFSKVEGGWPVNVFQYNNGSFIDKDVTNLALADISYLPPLPEVSPRYANIVQKKNKTISEEKPWVVGLYESVIAVDWILKQHFAQKNRIALILLDSTIEIAFKEYILNESGQQYSEKKILEIFSNRSEVERIISESIKLTNPQWTKVKHYYQKRCDLIHRKATTSISDFEISDFRKTVESILKKMFKLQFEN, encoded by the coding sequence ATGAAAGAGTTAGTAAGTAATGTTGATGCAACACCTTCAAAGCGATTGTATTTATCAATTATTGCTGATTATGATATCAATAAAGCTCTTTCAGAGTTAATTGATAATTCTCTGGATATTTGGAAGTTAAGTGGAAAGGATAAGGTTTTAAATGTTTTAATTGATCTTGATAAAACGCAACAAAGAATTCTTGTTAAGGATAATGCAGGTGGAATTAGTGAAAATGATTTATCCTTTATTGTATCACCAGGTCAGTCAAAAAATAATGATATTGATAATACTATCGGTGTATTTGGTGTAGGTTCAAAGAGATCGGTAGTTGCATTGGCACAAGAAGTGCGGATTAAAACTAGAAAGAGTAGTGATTGTTGGCAAATTGAATTTGATGATACTTGGATAAAAGAAAGCGATGATTGGACGCTACCAGTATATAAAATAGAAGGAGTTGAAAAGGGTTCAACCGAAATAGAACTACTTAAATTACGAAAATATATTAGTGATGAAGTTATTGTTAATTTTATTAAGCATGTATCAGAGACGTATGCCATTTTCTTGAAAAATCAGAATTTGTCAATTGTAGTAAATGGAAAGAAAATAAATCCAATTTTATTTGAGAATTGGGCTTTTCCTCCAGACTATCCTCCGCATAATTATGTTGGAGAATTACCGTTATCAAATGGAAGAAGAGTTGATGTTTTAGTCACCGCTGGTTTGACTTTAGAATCAAATCAAGCATCAGGTGAATATGGAGTATATTTATATTGTAATGATAGGTTGATTGTAAAAGGATTGAAGAATCATGAAGTCGGATTTCAGAAGGGTATTGCTGGATTACCACACGCAGATTTATCTCTCGCTCGGGTTATAATTCAATTAAGTGGAATACCTAGTGTTATGCCTTGGAATAGTAGTAAATCTGATATAAATACTTCTTCAGAAGTATTTATTTCTTTACGAGAATGGTTGACAACACTAATAAAAGATTTCACGTCTCTATCCAGAAGATTTAGTAAAGTCGAAGGCGGTTGGCCTGTAAATGTTTTTCAATATAATAATGGTAGCTTTATTGATAAAGATGTTACCAATTTAGCTCTAGCAGATATATCATACTTACCACCGTTGCCAGAAGTATCACCTAGATATGCAAATATTGTGCAAAAGAAAAATAAAACAATAAGTGAAGAAAAGCCTTGGGTTGTAGGTTTGTATGAATCAGTAATAGCAGTAGATTGGATTCTAAAACAACACTTCGCTCAAAAGAATCGTATTGCTTTGATCTTACTAGATAGTACCATCGAGATTGCTTTTAAAGAATATATTCTCAATGAATCTGGACAACAGTATAGTGAAAAAAAAATACTTGAGATATTCAGTAATCGCAGTGAGGTTGAAAGAATCATCTCTGAATCAATAAAACTAACAAATCCACAATGGACTAAGGTTAAGCATTATTATCAAAAACGTTGCGATTTAATACACCGTAAAGCTACTACTTCTATTTCTGATTTTGAAATATCTGATTTTAGAAAAACTGTTGAATCAATATTAAAAAAAATGTTTAAGCTTCAGTTTGAGAACTAA